One Nicotiana tomentosiformis chromosome 4, ASM39032v3, whole genome shotgun sequence genomic window carries:
- the LOC138909356 gene encoding uncharacterized protein: protein MIFGGKEINGVTFLVAKKMKVSINHRKRLREDDITFMEKDANGLLLPHNNALVIYLNVLDYKIKRVLVDLESSVNIIQWRVLEQANLTRSIIPAKEILAVFNLTSVTTREEILLIMNTEGVMKTTIFEVVDGDMGYNIILGRPWLHEMNVVPSMYHQLLKFPTPKGIKQIWVINRRQGR, encoded by the coding sequence atgatcttcggagggaaagagattaacggggtcacctttttagtagcaaagaagatgaaagtatcaaTAAATCATAGAAAAAGGCTTCgagaagacgatatcacttttatGGAGAAGGATGCAAACGGATTGCTGCTACCACACAACAATGCTTTGGTAATTTATTTAAATGTGCTAGATtataagattaaacgtgttctagtagATCTAGAAAGTTCAgttaatatcatacaatggagagtattggagcaagctaatcTCACCAGAAGCATTATTCCAGCCAAAGAAATCCTCGCCGTATTCAACCTCACAAGTGTGACAACTCGGGAAGAAATTTTGTTAATCATGAAcactgaaggagtaatgaaaacaactattttcgaagtggtagatggtgatatgggatacaacattaTTCTAGGAAGGCCATGGTTGCATGAGATGAACGTTGTACCATCAATGTATCATCAATTGCTAAAGTTTCCAACACCCAAAGGAATTAAACAGATATGGGTGATAAACCgacggcaagggagatga